One Oncorhynchus keta strain PuntledgeMale-10-30-2019 chromosome 22, Oket_V2, whole genome shotgun sequence DNA window includes the following coding sequences:
- the LOC118400875 gene encoding YY1-associated factor 2, which yields MGDKKSPTRPKRQPKPSSDDAYWDCSVCTFRNTAEAFKCMMCDVRKGTSTRKPRPVSQMVAQQVTAQFASPTQPKKEKREKSEKEKSEKEPTQKKNSHKKTRPRLKNVDRSSAQHLEVTVGDLTVIITDFKEKTKPASTPSSAASADQHSQSGNTSSDNTERGVSRSSSPRGEGSSVNSESH from the exons ATGGGAGACAAGAAGAGCCCCACAAG gCCGAAGCGGCAACCCAAACCCTCTTCTGACGATGCCTACTGGGACTGTAGCGTATGTACTTTCAGGAACACCGCCGAAGCTTTCAAGTGTATGATGTGCGATGTCAGAAAGGGAACGTCAACACG GAAGCCTCGCCCTGTCTCCCAAATGGTTGCCCAGCAAGTCACTGCACAGTTTGCTTCACCCACACAACCCaaaaaagagaagagggagaaatcGGAGAAAGAGAAGAGTGAAAAGGAACCAACACAGAAAAAGAACAGCCACAAGAAGACGAG GCCCAGGTTAAAAAACGTGGACCGGAGCAGTGCCCAACACCTAGAGGTAACGGTGGGTGACCTGACGGTCATAATCACAGACTTTAAGGAGAAAACCAAGCCCGCCTCCACTCCTTCCAGTGCCGCCTCGGCAGACCAGCACAGCCAGAGCGGCAACACCAGTTCTGACAACACTGAAAGGGGGGTGTCCCGGTCGTCCTCGCCGCGGGGGGAGGGGTCCTCAGTTAACAGCGAGAGTCactaa